The following coding sequences lie in one Glycine max cultivar Williams 82 chromosome 19, Glycine_max_v4.0, whole genome shotgun sequence genomic window:
- the LOC100798854 gene encoding uncharacterized protein, whose amino-acid sequence MAATLTLLKLPILPNKPLLPRPSTSKLVPFPSIYSKLNIPKDSNPQNLPFLDQNIDALKPVFLSLSAISFPLLLETKDALAVGGEFGILEGRSFALIHPIVMGSFFLYTLWAGYLGWQWRRVRTIQNDINELKKQVKPNPVTPDGKPVEEAAPSPVELQIQQLTEERKELIKGSYKDRHFNAGSILLGFGVLESVGGGVNTWFRTGKLFPGPHLFAGAAITALWALAAALVPSMQKGNETARNLHIALNAVNVLLFVWQIPTGIDIVFKVFEFTTWP is encoded by the exons ATGGCCGCCACACTCACTCTTCTAAAGCTTCCAATTCTTCCTAACAAGCCATTACTGCCACGCCCATCAACCTCAAAACTTGTTCCATTTCCTTCCATCTATTCAAAGTTAAATATCCCAAAAGATTCTAACCCACAAAATTTACCCTTCTTAGATCAAAACATCGATGCTCTCAAGCCtgtctttctttccctctcagCAATCTCTTTTCCATTGTTATTAGAAACCAAG GATGCTCTTGCTGTTGGAGGAGAGTTTGGGATATTGGAAGGAAGATCATTTGCTCTCATACACCCCATTGTGATGGGTTCTTTTTTCTTGTATACCTTGTGGGCAGGGTATTTGGGGTGGCAATGGCGGCGAGTTAGGACAATCCAGAATGATATTAATGAACTCAAGAAACAAGTCAAACCTAACCCAGTCACCCCAGATGGCAAACCAGTGGAAGAAGCAGCACCATCACCAGTTGAACTCCAAATACAGCAACTCACTGAG GAAAGAAAAGAGCTGATAAAAGGTTCCTATAAGGATAGACACTTCAATGCAGGATCCATACTTCTAGGATTTGGGGTGCTTGAGTCAGTTGGTGGAGGAGTGAACACATGGTTTAGGACAGGAAAGCTTTTTCCCGGTCCACATTTATTTGCGGGAGCAG CTATTACTGCTTTATGGGCACTGGCAGCAGCCCTGGTACCATCAATGCAAAAAGGAAATGAAACAGCCAGAAATCTTCACATCGCGCTGAATGCAGTAAACGTTCTGCTCTTTGTGTGGCAGATTCCCACTGGAATTGACATTGTGTTCAAGGTGTTTGAGTTCACAACATGGCCTTGA
- the LOC102670397 gene encoding putative uncharacterized protein DDB_G0290521, with translation MANPPPVRPWFRLASIRSTPAPAPAPAQESRTTLGLPAFRTASAPSSPQTQPTQVQEHSQPNRFSSSSSSSLPTSLVHNATLSTSPPEKHTRVPVSSPTHSPKIIKQSDPSPMHSPNNNRTTASPPSPLTLPPSQLMAEPNIPQQPDPKTVLVQKTIDRPKPWLTGATGSHKNHGKHVTVKESESKEKGIHRKLSQSEESGMRVITIAGENRGAYMELIQSPKKHDPKYLHKKGNSNINVDGVESAEEGNVNKNQKGRTSSSFPMAAYMNSNVQCVNNSLLYHTSCSHHNPGVRLSLSKKPFGEGFHLKEHADGHNT, from the coding sequence ATGGCTAACCCACCCCCAGTTCGTCCATGGTTCCGCTTAGCCTCTATTCGCTCTACCCCTGCCCCTGCCCCTGCCCCTGCCCAAGAGTCTCGCACTACTTTGGGTCTGCCCGCATTTAGAACCGCTTCAGCACCATCATCACCACAGACTCAGCCAACTCAGGTTCAAGAACATTCTCAACCTAACagattctcttcttcttcttcttcttcactcccAACTTCACTTGTCCACAATGCCACACTTTCAACATCTCCCCCAGAGAAGCACACCCGTGTGCCCGTGTCAAGTCCCACTCACtctccaaaaataataaaacaatctGACCCTAGCCCAATGCACTCACCAAACAATAACAGAACCACCGCATCTCCACCCTCTCCCCTCACCCTCCCACCTTCCCAGTTGATGGCCGAGCCCAATATACCCCAACAGCCCGATCCCAAGACCGTGCTAGTCCAGAAAACCATTGACAGGCCCAAGCCCTGGCTCACTGGCGCCACTGGATCCCATAAAAACCACGGAAAACACGTCACCGTCAAAGAGAGTGAATCCAAGGAGAAGGGTATTCACAGAAAGCTTTCGCAGTCTGAGGAGTCTGGTATGAGAGTCATAACCATTGCAGGGGAAAACAGAGGAGCGTACATGGAACTCATCCAGTCCCCGAAGAAACACGATCCAAAGTATCTTCAcaagaaaggaaattccaacATCAACGTGGACGGGGTTGAATCCGCTGAAGAAGGGAATGTGAACAAGAATCAGAAAGGTAGAACTTCTTCTTCGTTTCCCATGGCTGCGTACATGAACAGCAATGTGCAGTGTGTGAACAACTCGCTGCTGTACCACACTTCTTGCTCCCATCACAACCCCGGTGTGCGCCTCTCTCTTTCCAAGAAACCATTCGGGGAAGGTTTCCATCTCAAGGAACACGCTGATGGTCACAACACTTGA
- the LOC100306380 gene encoding uncharacterized protein LOC100306380 (The RefSeq protein has 1 substitution compared to this genomic sequence), with product MASNPKTLTFEEVAKHNNKKDCWIIINGKVCDITPFLDEHPGGDEVLLTSTGKDATIDFEDVGHSDSAIEMMEKYFIGKVDTSTLPPKVSHSLPQPTQTHGAGNQSSGFVVKILQFLLPLLILGLAFALQYYGQKKHASTS from the exons ATGGCCTCAAATCCCAAAACTTTGACCTTTGAGGAGGTAGCTAAGCACAACAACAAAAAGGATTGCTGGATTATTATCAATGGAAAG GTGTATGATATCACACCATTTTTGGATGAGCATCCAGGAGGTGATGAAGTTTTGCTGACGTCAACAG GGAAGGATGCCACCATTGATTTTGAAGATGTGGGCCACAGTGATTCTGCTATAGAAATGATGGAAAAATACTTCATTGGGAAGGTTGACACTTCCACTCTTCCACCCAAAGTTAGCCATAGTCTGCCACAACCTACACAAACACATGGCGCTGGCAATCAATCTTCTGGATTTGTTGTAAAGATCTTGCAATTCCTGTTGCCATTGTTGATACTGGGCCTCGCATTTGCCCTGCAGTATTATGGCCAAAAGAAGCATGCTAGCACCTCATGA
- the LOC100799906 gene encoding cytochrome P450 78A3 (The RefSeq protein has 3 substitutions compared to this genomic sequence), which produces MTSHIDDNLWIIALTSKCTQENLAWVLLIMGSLWLTMTFYYWSHPGGPAWGKYYTYSPPLSIIPGPKGFPLIGSMGLMTSLAHHRIAAAAATCRAKRLMAFSLGDTRVIVTCHPDVAKEILNSSVFADRPVKESAYSLMFNRAIGFASYGVYWRSLRRIASNHLFCPRQIKASELQRSQIAAQMVHILNNKRHRSLRVRQVLKKASLSNMMCSVFGQEYKLHDPNSGMEDLGILVDQGYDLLGLFNWADHLPFLAHFDAQNIRFRCSNLVPMVNRFVGTIIAEHRASKTETNRDFVDVLLSLPEPDQLSDSDMIAVLWEMIFRGTDTVAVLIEWILARMALHPHVQSKVQEELDAVVGKARAVAEDDVAVMTYLPAVVKEVLRLHPPGPLLSWARLSINDTTIDGYHVPAGTTAMVNTWAICRDPHVWKDPLEFMPERFVTAGGDAEFSILGSDPRLAPFGSGRRACPGKTLGWATVNFWVASLLHEFEWVPSDEKGVDLTEVLKLSSEMANPLTVKVRPRRG; this is translated from the exons ATGACAAGCCACATTGACGACAACCTCTGGATAATAGCCCTGACCTCGAAATGCACCCAAGAAAACCTTGCATGGGTCCTTTTGATCATGGGCTCACTCTGGTTAACCATGACTTTCTATTACTGGTCACACCCCGGTGGTCCTGCCTGGGGCAAGTACTACACCTACTCTCCCCCCCTTTCAATCATTCCCGGTCCCAAAGGCTTCCCTCTTATTGGAAGCATGGGCCTCATGATTTCCCTGGCCCATCACCGTATCGCAGCCGCGGCCGCCACATGCAGAGCCAAGCGCCTCATGGCCTTTAGTCTCGGCGACACACGTGTCATCGTCACGTGCCACCCCGACGTGGCCAAGGAGATTCTCAACAGCTCCGTCTTCGCCGATCGTCCCGTCAAAGAATCCGCATACAGCCTCATGTTTAACCGCGCCATCGGCTTCGCCTCTTACGGAGTTTACTGGCGAAGCCTCAGGAGAATCGCCTCTAATCACTTCTTCTGCCCCCGCCAGATAAAAGCCTCTGAGCTCCAACGCTCTCAAATCGCCGCCCAAATGGTTCACATCCTAAATAACAAGCGCCACCGCAGCTTACGTGTTCGCCAAGTGCTGAAAAAGGCTTCGCTCAGTAACATGATGTGCTCCGTGTTTGGACAAGAGTATAAGCTGCACGACCCAAACAGCGGAATGGAAGACCTTGGAATATTAGTGGACCAAGGTTATGACCTGTTGGGCCTGTTTAATTGGGCCGACCACCTTCCTTTTCTTGCACATTTCGACGCCCAAAATATCCGGTTCAGGTGCTCCAACCTCGTCCCCATGGTGAACCGTTTCGTCGGCACAATCATCGCTGAACACCGAGCTAGTAAAACCGAAACCAATCGTGATTTTGTTGACGTCTTGCTCTCTCTCCCGGAACCTGATCAATTATCAGACTCCGACATGATCGCTGTACTTTGG gAAATGATATTCAGAGGAACGGACACGGTAGCGGTTTTGATAGAGTGGATACTCGCGAGGATGGCGCTTCATCCTCATGTGCAGTCCAAAGTTCAAGAGGAGCTAGATGCAGTTGTCGGAAAAGCACGCGCCGTCGCAGAGGATGACGTGGCAGTGATGACGTACCTACCAGCGGTGGTGAAGGAGGTGCTGCGGCTGCACCCGCCGGGCCCACTTCTATCATGGGCCCGCTTGTCCATCAATGATACGACCATTGATGGGTATCACGTACCTGCGGGGACCACTGCTATGGTCAACATGTGGGCTATTTGCAGGGACCCACACGTGTGGAAGGACCCACTCGAATTTATGCCCGAGAGGTTTGTCACTGCGGGTGGAGATGCCGAATTTTCGATACTCGGGTCGGATCCAAGACTTGCTCCATTTGGGTCGGGTAGGAGAGCGTGCCCAGGGAAGACTCTTGGATGGGCTACGGTGAACTTTTGGGTGGCGTCGCTCTTGCATGAGTTCGAATGGGTACCGTCTGATGAGAAGGGTGTTGATCTGACGGAGGTGCTGAAGCTCTCTAGTGAAATGGCTAACCCTCTCACCGTCAAAGTGCGCCCCAGGCGTGGATAA